A stretch of the Dichotomicrobium thermohalophilum genome encodes the following:
- the rpsK gene encoding 30S ribosomal protein S11 — translation MAKERARVRRREKKNITSGVAHVNATFNNTMITITDAQGNAVSWASAGGMGFKGSRKSTPFAAQMAAEDAGKKALEHGMKTIDVEVRGPGSGRESALRALQACGFQITSIRDVTPIPHNGCRPPKRRRV, via the coding sequence ATGGCTAAGGAACGGGCGCGGGTTCGCCGCCGGGAAAAGAAGAACATCACTTCGGGCGTCGCGCATGTAAATGCGACGTTCAACAACACGATGATCACGATCACGGATGCACAAGGCAACGCGGTGTCCTGGGCCTCGGCTGGCGGCATGGGTTTCAAGGGCTCTCGCAAGTCGACGCCCTTCGCGGCGCAGATGGCCGCGGAGGACGCGGGCAAGAAAGCACTTGAGCACGGGATGAAGACCATCGACGTCGAGGTGCGCGGTCCGGGTTCCGGCCGTGAGTCGGCCCTGCGGGCGTTGCAGGCCTGCGGCTTCCAGATCACCTCGATCCGCGACGTGACGCCGATCCCGCACAACGGCTGCCGGCCGCCGAAGCGCCGCCGCGTCTAA
- the rpsM gene encoding 30S ribosomal protein S13 has protein sequence MARIAGVNIPTNKRVDVALRYIHGIGPHFAKEICEKANVPPERRVNELADSDIITIREIIDRDYTVEGDLRRDVAMNVKRLMDLGCYRGLRHRRGLPVRGQRTHTNARTRKGPAKPIAGKKK, from the coding sequence GTGGCTCGTATTGCCGGCGTTAATATTCCGACCAACAAGCGCGTCGATGTGGCGCTGCGTTACATTCACGGCATTGGTCCGCATTTTGCGAAGGAGATTTGCGAGAAGGCCAACGTGCCGCCCGAACGGCGCGTGAACGAACTGGCGGACTCGGACATCATCACGATCCGCGAGATCATTGACCGGGACTATACGGTCGAGGGCGATCTGCGCCGGGATGTGGCAATGAACGTCAAGCGGTTGATGGATCTGGGCTGCTATCGCGGTCTGCGACACCGCCGCGGCCTGCCGGTGCGGGGGCAGCGCACGCATACCAATGCGCGCACCCGCAAGGGCCCGGCCAAGCCGATTGCGGGCAAGAAAAAATAA
- a CDS encoding adenylate kinase, which yields MNIILIGPPGSGKGTQAKILEERHNMKQLSSGDMLRAAVSEGTEIGKKAKSYMEAGELVPDDLVVEIVTDQIEKLGDKGFILDGFPRNVHQAEVLDQMLDQRDRNIDRVLVVEVNDDVLVERIAGRYTCAQCGEGYHDKFKQPEKEGVCDKCGSTEFIRRPDDNPDTVRNRLAVYHEQTKPLVDYYKEQGKVRVIDGEQPIEEVTKALEQAMS from the coding sequence ATGAATATCATCCTGATTGGACCGCCGGGTTCGGGCAAGGGCACGCAGGCCAAGATCCTCGAAGAGCGGCACAACATGAAGCAGCTCTCCTCTGGCGACATGCTGCGCGCCGCCGTCAGTGAGGGCACCGAAATCGGCAAGAAGGCGAAATCCTACATGGAAGCCGGTGAGTTGGTGCCGGATGACCTCGTCGTCGAGATCGTTACGGACCAGATCGAGAAGCTGGGTGACAAGGGCTTCATCCTCGACGGCTTTCCGCGCAACGTGCACCAGGCCGAGGTGCTCGACCAGATGCTGGACCAGCGCGACCGCAACATAGACCGCGTGCTGGTTGTCGAGGTCAATGACGACGTTCTGGTCGAGCGCATTGCCGGGCGCTACACCTGCGCCCAGTGCGGCGAAGGCTACCACGACAAGTTCAAGCAGCCCGAGAAAGAAGGCGTTTGCGACAAGTGCGGGAGCACGGAATTCATCCGCCGGCCCGACGACAACCCTGATACGGTCCGCAACCGGCTGGCGGTGTATCACGAGCAGACCAAGCCGCTGGTCGACTACTACAAGGAGCAGGGCAAGGTTCGCGTCATTGACGGTGAACAGCCCATCGAGGAGGTGACGAAGGCGCTGGAACAGGCGATGTCTTGA
- the secY gene encoding preprotein translocase subunit SecY: protein MVSAAEQLASNINFAAFAKATELKKRIWFTLGALLIYRLGTYIPLPGINPDALAQFIDQNASGILGMFNMFAGGAVGRMAIFALNVMPYISAAIIMQLLTAVSPHLEQLKKEGEQGRKQINQYTRYGTAVLAALQGYGIAVGLEGAGNVVMDPGLFFRATTVITLVGGTMFLMWLGEQITARGVGNGISLIIFAGIVAELPGALAGTLELGRQGALSTFVIVGLFVMAIAVIAFIVFMERAQRRLLIQYPKRQVGNRMFQGESSHLPLKLNTAGVIPPIFASSLLLLPITVANFSAGQGPDWLNQITALLGRGQPLYLTLYIAGIVFFAFFYTALVFNPQETADNLKKYGGFIPGIRPGERTAEYIDYVLTRITVVGAGYLALVCLLPEILVSQAAVPFYFGGTSLLIVVSVTMDTVAQVQSHLLAHQYEGLIKKSKLRGARRTR, encoded by the coding sequence ATGGTATCAGCGGCCGAGCAACTGGCCTCCAACATCAACTTCGCCGCCTTCGCCAAGGCGACCGAGCTGAAAAAGCGTATCTGGTTCACGCTGGGCGCGCTGCTGATCTACCGGCTCGGGACCTACATTCCGCTGCCGGGCATCAACCCCGACGCGCTGGCTCAGTTCATTGACCAGAACGCTTCCGGTATCCTGGGCATGTTCAACATGTTCGCCGGCGGAGCCGTCGGGCGCATGGCGATCTTCGCGCTGAACGTCATGCCCTATATCTCGGCGGCGATCATCATGCAGTTGCTGACGGCCGTCTCGCCCCATCTTGAGCAGCTCAAGAAGGAAGGCGAGCAGGGCCGCAAACAGATCAACCAATACACCCGCTACGGTACGGCCGTGCTGGCCGCACTGCAGGGCTACGGCATCGCGGTGGGCCTCGAAGGTGCGGGCAACGTGGTGATGGACCCCGGCCTGTTCTTCCGCGCGACGACTGTCATCACGCTTGTCGGCGGGACGATGTTCCTGATGTGGCTGGGCGAGCAGATTACCGCGCGCGGTGTCGGTAACGGTATTTCGCTGATCATCTTCGCGGGCATCGTGGCCGAGTTACCAGGTGCGTTGGCGGGAACGCTTGAACTCGGACGCCAGGGCGCGCTCTCCACCTTCGTGATCGTGGGCCTGTTCGTCATGGCCATCGCCGTGATCGCGTTCATCGTCTTCATGGAGCGCGCCCAGCGCCGGCTGCTGATCCAGTATCCGAAGCGCCAGGTCGGCAACCGGATGTTCCAGGGCGAAAGCTCGCATCTGCCGTTGAAGTTGAACACCGCTGGCGTCATTCCGCCGATCTTCGCGTCCTCGCTGCTGCTGCTCCCGATTACCGTGGCGAACTTCTCGGCGGGGCAGGGACCGGACTGGCTGAACCAGATCACCGCGCTTCTGGGGCGAGGGCAGCCGCTCTACCTGACGCTGTATATCGCTGGTATCGTGTTCTTTGCGTTCTTCTACACCGCGTTGGTGTTCAATCCGCAGGAAACGGCAGACAACCTGAAGAAATATGGCGGCTTCATCCCCGGCATTCGGCCGGGCGAGCGGACGGCGGAATACATCGACTATGTGCTCACGCGGATCACCGTGGTGGGTGCGGGCTATCTGGCGCTGGTCTGTCTGCTGCCCGAAATTCTGGTCTCCCAGGCCGCCGTGCCCTTCTACTTTGGCGGCACATCGCTGCTGATCGTCGTCAGCGTGACGATGGACACTGTCGCCCAGGTGCAGAGCCACTTGCTGGCGCACCAATACGAAGGGCTCATCAAGAAGTCCAAGCTGAGGGGAGCAAGGCGAACGAGATGA
- the rplO gene encoding 50S ribosomal protein L15: protein MRLNELRDKPGALKKRVRVGRGIGSGKGKTAGRGVKGQKSRTGVAINGFEGGQNPIHMRLPKRGFNKPFRLRYAEVNLGRVQEAIDAGKLDASATVDSAALQKAGIVTRVRDGVRLLGDGELKAKVNFEVAGASAPAVKAVEAAGGSVTVTGKQKQADESS from the coding sequence ATGCGGCTCAATGAACTGAGAGACAAGCCGGGCGCGCTGAAGAAACGGGTGCGCGTTGGCCGCGGCATCGGCTCGGGCAAGGGCAAGACCGCCGGGCGCGGCGTGAAGGGCCAGAAGTCCCGTACCGGCGTCGCCATCAACGGTTTCGAGGGCGGCCAGAACCCAATTCACATGCGCCTGCCCAAGCGCGGCTTCAACAAGCCCTTCCGGCTGCGCTATGCTGAGGTTAATCTTGGCCGTGTCCAGGAGGCGATCGACGCAGGCAAGCTCGATGCGAGCGCGACCGTGGATTCCGCGGCGCTGCAAAAGGCGGGTATCGTTACCCGCGTGCGAGACGGTGTGCGCCTGCTGGGTGACGGCGAACTGAAGGCGAAGGTGAATTTCGAGGTCGCGGGCGCCTCCGCGCCGGCCGTCAAGGCGGTCGAGGCTGCGGGCGGCTCGGTCACCGTGACCGGCAAGCAGAAACAGGCGGACGAGTCCTCGTAA
- the rpmD gene encoding 50S ribosomal protein L30 — translation MAEKKSKKQDGATGTVTVEQVRSANRKPKVQRETLIGLGLNKMHRRRTLKDTPQVRGMIAKIPHLVRVVDES, via the coding sequence ATGGCGGAAAAGAAGAGCAAGAAGCAAGACGGCGCGACCGGTACGGTCACGGTTGAGCAAGTCCGCAGCGCCAACCGCAAGCCGAAGGTGCAGCGCGAGACGCTCATCGGCCTCGGGCTCAACAAGATGCATCGTCGCCGCACGCTCAAGGACACGCCGCAGGTGCGCGGTATGATCGCCAAGATCCCGCATCTCGTTCGTGTCGTCGATGAAAGCTGA
- the rpsE gene encoding 30S ribosomal protein S5: MARGPREREERDSEFVDKLVAINRVAKVVKGGRRFGFAALVVVGDQKGRVGFGHGKAKEVPEAIRKATESAKRGLIKVPLREGRTLHHDVSGRHGAGRVLLRAAPAGTGIIAGGPMRAVFETLGIQDVVAKSLGTSNPYNMILATFDALQQENSPRMVAARRGKKVSEIVARRRDASGEKAAAAGEA, translated from the coding sequence TTGGCACGAGGACCGCGCGAACGCGAAGAACGCGACAGTGAATTTGTCGACAAGCTCGTCGCCATTAACCGAGTGGCGAAGGTGGTAAAAGGCGGCCGGCGCTTTGGCTTCGCCGCACTTGTCGTGGTGGGCGACCAGAAGGGCCGAGTCGGCTTCGGTCATGGCAAGGCCAAGGAGGTGCCCGAGGCCATCCGCAAGGCGACGGAGTCGGCCAAGCGCGGCCTGATCAAGGTGCCGCTGCGCGAAGGCCGGACGCTGCATCACGATGTTTCCGGGCGCCATGGCGCGGGCCGCGTGCTGCTCCGCGCTGCACCGGCGGGTACAGGCATCATCGCCGGCGGCCCGATGCGCGCAGTGTTCGAGACGCTGGGCATCCAGGATGTAGTCGCCAAGTCCCTGGGAACCTCGAACCCCTACAACATGATCCTGGCGACCTTCGACGCGCTGCAGCAGGAGAACAGCCCCCGCATGGTTGCGGCGCGGCGCGGGAAGAAGGTCAGCGAGATCGTGGCGCGCCGGCGCGATGCCTCTGGCGAGAAGGCAGCGGCCGCCGGCGAGGCGTGA
- the rplR gene encoding 50S ribosomal protein L18 — MAGPISRFNRRKMRVRRALRKRASGRPRLSVFRSSKHIYAQVIDDTKGHTLVAASSLDPAVRGQIDKGGNVEAAAAVGKLLAERAKDAGVVDVFFDRGGYLFHGRVKALADAAREGGLNF; from the coding sequence ATGGCGGGTCCGATTTCCAGGTTCAACCGGCGCAAAATGCGCGTACGCCGCGCGCTCCGGAAGCGCGCTTCGGGACGCCCGCGCCTGTCGGTGTTCCGTTCGTCGAAGCACATCTACGCGCAGGTCATCGACGACACGAAGGGCCACACGCTGGTGGCCGCGTCGAGTCTCGATCCGGCTGTGCGTGGACAAATCGACAAGGGCGGCAATGTCGAAGCAGCCGCAGCGGTTGGCAAGCTGCTGGCCGAGCGTGCGAAGGACGCCGGTGTGGTCGATGTCTTCTTCGATCGCGGCGGTTATCTGTTTCATGGGCGCGTCAAGGCGCTGGCCGACGCGGCGCGCGAAGGCGGCCTGAATTTCTAG
- the rplF gene encoding 50S ribosomal protein L6, translating into MSRIGKRPIPVPDNVTATIDGQHVSVKGPKGELAATLVEDVLVKLEDGQIEVQPRNESKRARSMWGMSRTIVNNLVTGVTEGFTRKLEINGVGYRAQMTGKSIQLQLGLSHDVIREVPEGLEVKCPKPTEIEISGIEKQRVGQFAAELRGLRPPEPYKGKGIKYAEERIIRKEGKKK; encoded by the coding sequence ATGTCACGCATTGGCAAGAGACCAATTCCGGTGCCGGACAATGTGACGGCGACGATTGACGGTCAGCACGTTTCGGTGAAGGGACCGAAAGGCGAACTGGCGGCAACCCTGGTCGAGGACGTGCTGGTCAAGCTTGAAGACGGCCAGATCGAAGTGCAGCCGCGCAACGAGAGCAAGCGTGCGCGCTCGATGTGGGGCATGTCCCGGACGATCGTGAACAACCTGGTCACCGGCGTGACCGAGGGCTTCACACGAAAGCTCGAGATCAACGGCGTCGGCTATCGCGCGCAGATGACTGGCAAGAGCATCCAGCTGCAGCTCGGCCTCAGCCATGACGTGATCCGCGAGGTGCCGGAAGGGCTGGAAGTAAAGTGTCCGAAGCCGACAGAAATCGAAATCTCGGGCATCGAGAAGCAGCGCGTCGGCCAGTTCGCTGCGGAGTTGCGCGGTCTGCGTCCGCCAGAGCCTTACAAGGGCAAGGGCATCAAGTACGCCGAAGAGCGCATCATCCGCAAAGAAGGCAAGAAGAAGTAA
- the rpsH gene encoding 30S ribosomal protein S8, which produces MAMNDPLGDMLTRIRNAQMRKRNKVSTPASKLRERVLEVLAEEGYIRGFARVDFGGGKSEIEIELKYFDGQPVIREIKRVSKPGRRVYSSVKDLPTVRNGLGVSILSTPKGVMSDSRARQENVGGEVLCNIF; this is translated from the coding sequence ATGGCAATGAACGACCCGCTTGGTGACATGCTGACACGCATCCGCAACGCGCAGATGCGCAAGCGGAACAAGGTTTCGACCCCGGCATCAAAACTGCGCGAGCGCGTGCTGGAAGTGCTGGCCGAAGAAGGTTATATCCGCGGTTTCGCGCGGGTGGATTTCGGCGGCGGCAAATCGGAAATCGAGATCGAGCTCAAATATTTCGACGGCCAGCCCGTGATCCGCGAAATCAAGCGCGTGTCCAAGCCGGGCCGGCGGGTCTACTCCTCGGTGAAGGATTTGCCGACGGTGCGCAACGGGCTGGGCGTGTCGATCCTGTCGACGCCGAAGGGCGTCATGTCCGACAGCCGCGCGCGCCAGGAGAATGTCGGCGGCGAGGTGCTGTGCAACATCTTCTAG
- the rpsN gene encoding 30S ribosomal protein S14: MAKKAMVERNKKRRRMAEKYAAKRAELKAMAEDTNRPPEERFQARLKLAKLPRNSSKVRIRNRCELTGRPRGYYRKLRLSRVMLRELASQGQVPGMTKSSW; this comes from the coding sequence ATGGCCAAGAAGGCAATGGTCGAGCGCAACAAGAAGCGCCGCCGGATGGCCGAAAAGTACGCGGCGAAGCGCGCGGAGCTGAAGGCGATGGCCGAGGACACGAACCGTCCGCCGGAGGAGCGCTTCCAGGCGCGCCTGAAGTTGGCCAAGCTGCCGCGCAATTCTTCGAAGGTACGCATCCGCAATCGCTGCGAGTTGACGGGCCGGCCGCGCGGCTACTATCGCAAGCTGCGGCTCTCGCGCGTGATGCTGCGTGAACTGGCGTCCCAGGGCCAGGTCCCGGGCATGACCAAGTCGAGCTGGTAA
- the rplE gene encoding 50S ribosomal protein L5, which yields MTEVAEATYVPRLKRQYDDAIRQALIDEFQYRNVMQVPRLDKIVINMGIGEAVNDRKKVEMAARDLALISGQKPVYTRARKSIAGFKVREGMPIGVKVTLRRQRMYEFLDRLITIALPRQKDFRGLSPKSFDGRGNYSMGLKEHIVFPEIDYDKVEQILGMDIIICTTAENDDEARSLLKKFNFPFRG from the coding sequence ATGACTGAGGTCGCAGAAGCTACGTATGTGCCGCGGCTGAAGCGTCAGTATGATGACGCTATCCGCCAGGCGCTGATCGACGAGTTCCAGTACCGCAACGTCATGCAGGTCCCGCGGCTAGACAAGATTGTCATCAACATGGGCATCGGAGAAGCGGTCAACGACCGCAAGAAGGTTGAAATGGCCGCGCGCGACCTCGCGCTGATCTCGGGGCAGAAGCCCGTCTATACGCGCGCCCGCAAGTCGATTGCTGGCTTCAAGGTGCGCGAGGGTATGCCGATTGGCGTCAAGGTCACACTGCGCCGCCAGCGCATGTACGAGTTCCTCGACAGGCTCATCACCATCGCGCTACCGCGCCAGAAGGACTTTCGCGGGCTCAGCCCGAAGAGCTTTGACGGTCGCGGCAACTACTCGATGGGTCTGAAGGAGCATATCGTGTTCCCGGAGATCGACTACGACAAGGTCGAGCAGATCCTGGGAATGGACATCATCATCTGCACGACTGCCGAGAACGATGACGAGGCGCGGTCGCTGCTGAAAAAGTTCAACTTTCCGTTTCGGGGCTGA
- the rplX gene encoding 50S ribosomal protein L24 translates to MRKFRKGDRVIVLTGRDKGKRGEILKMIPKENRAIVQGVNQVKRHQRQTAQQEGGIVVKEASIDVSNLAIEDPKDGSPSRVGFRILDDGRKVRFAKRSGEIIDD, encoded by the coding sequence ATGCGCAAGTTTCGCAAGGGCGACCGCGTGATTGTCCTGACCGGACGCGACAAGGGCAAGCGCGGTGAAATCCTGAAGATGATCCCGAAGGAGAACCGGGCGATCGTTCAGGGCGTCAACCAGGTGAAGCGCCACCAGCGGCAGACCGCGCAGCAGGAAGGCGGCATCGTGGTGAAGGAAGCGTCGATCGACGTGTCGAACTTGGCGATCGAGGACCCCAAGGACGGCTCACCGAGCCGTGTGGGTTTCCGCATTCTGGATGACGGCCGCAAGGTGCGCTTCGCCAAGCGTTCGGGAGAGATTATCGATGACTGA
- the rplN gene encoding 50S ribosomal protein L14: MIQMQSKLDVADNSGARQVQCIKVLGGSKRKYAKLGDVIAVSVKDALPRGRVKKGQVAKAVIVRTSFPVKRPDGSIIRFDRNAAVLVNNNREPIGTRIFGPVPRELRARRHMKIISLAPEVL, translated from the coding sequence ATGATACAAATGCAAAGCAAGCTCGATGTGGCTGACAACTCCGGCGCGCGGCAGGTGCAGTGCATCAAGGTGCTGGGCGGCTCGAAGCGCAAATATGCCAAGCTGGGTGATGTGATCGCCGTCAGCGTGAAGGACGCGCTGCCTCGCGGCCGCGTGAAGAAGGGGCAGGTTGCGAAGGCCGTGATCGTGCGGACATCCTTCCCGGTGAAGCGCCCGGACGGCAGCATCATCCGGTTTGATCGCAACGCGGCCGTGCTGGTGAACAACAACCGCGAGCCGATCGGCACGCGCATTTTCGGCCCGGTGCCGCGCGAACTGCGTGCGCGCCGGCACATGAAGATCATCTCGCTCGCACCGGAGGTGCTCTAA
- the rpsQ gene encoding 30S ribosomal protein S17, whose amino-acid sequence MPKRILQGTVVSAKNDKTVVVRVERRFTHPLLKKVVRRSKKFHAHDESNALREGDKVRIQECAPVSKKKKWMVLSGDQPAS is encoded by the coding sequence ATGCCCAAACGGATCCTGCAAGGCACGGTGGTTTCCGCCAAGAACGACAAGACGGTGGTGGTCCGCGTCGAGCGCCGCTTCACCCACCCGCTTCTGAAGAAGGTGGTCCGGCGGTCCAAGAAGTTTCACGCCCACGACGAGAGCAACGCGCTGCGCGAGGGCGATAAGGTGCGCATCCAGGAATGCGCGCCGGTTTCGAAGAAGAAGAAATGGATGGTGTTGAGCGGCGATCAGCCTGCGTCCTGA
- the rpmC gene encoding 50S ribosomal protein L29 yields the protein MKAHEIRDLTLDQLDDELIKLKKEQFNLRFQAATGQLENTARARQVRRDIARIKTIQREKRAAASAAETAQTS from the coding sequence ATGAAGGCGCACGAAATTCGCGATCTGACTCTGGATCAGCTGGACGACGAGTTGATCAAGCTGAAGAAGGAGCAGTTCAATCTGCGGTTTCAGGCGGCGACGGGGCAACTGGAAAACACCGCGCGCGCGCGTCAGGTCCGGCGCGACATTGCGCGGATCAAGACGATCCAGCGCGAGAAGCGCGCCGCCGCCAGTGCGGCCGAGACCGCTCAGACAAGCTGA
- the rplP gene encoding 50S ribosomal protein L16 translates to MLQPKKTKFRKAQKGRLKGQAKGGYTLNFGSYGLKAMEPERVTARQIEAARRAMTRKMKRVGRVWIRVFPDLPVSQKPTEVRMGKGKGAPEYWAARVLPGRIMFEIDGVPDDLAREALRLAAAKLPIKTRIVARFGGES, encoded by the coding sequence ATGCTGCAACCGAAGAAGACAAAATTCCGCAAGGCGCAGAAGGGCCGGCTCAAGGGGCAGGCCAAAGGTGGCTACACGCTGAACTTCGGTTCCTACGGGCTGAAGGCAATGGAGCCGGAGCGCGTCACGGCGCGCCAGATCGAGGCGGCCCGCCGCGCCATGACGCGCAAGATGAAGCGTGTTGGACGCGTCTGGATCCGCGTGTTCCCGGACCTGCCGGTTTCGCAGAAGCCGACCGAGGTGCGCATGGGCAAGGGCAAGGGCGCGCCGGAGTATTGGGCTGCACGCGTGCTGCCTGGGCGGATCATGTTCGAGATCGACGGCGTGCCGGACGACCTTGCGCGCGAGGCGCTGCGCCTCGCCGCGGCAAAGCTGCCGATCAAGACGCGGATCGTGGCGCGGTTCGGCGGCGAGTCCTGA
- the rpsC gene encoding 30S ribosomal protein S3: protein MGQKINPIGFRVGINRTWDSRWYADDAEYGQLLLEDMELRKHILKNQRQAGISKVVIERPHKKCRVTVHAARPGILIGKKGADIEKLRNELSRLTDSEVFLNIVEIRKPEIDATLVAEGIAQQLERRVAFRRAMKRAVQSAMRLGAEGIRINCAGRLGGAEIARTEWYREGRVPLHTLRANIDYGQAEARTAYGVIGIKVWIFKGEIMEHDPMAQERLATASQEAGGGRERRR, encoded by the coding sequence ATGGGACAGAAGATCAATCCGATCGGCTTCCGGGTGGGCATTAACCGCACCTGGGATTCGCGCTGGTATGCCGATGACGCCGAATACGGCCAGTTGCTTCTGGAAGACATGGAGCTGCGCAAGCACATTCTGAAGAATCAGCGCCAGGCCGGCATCTCCAAGGTCGTGATCGAGCGGCCGCACAAGAAGTGCCGCGTGACCGTGCATGCCGCGCGGCCCGGCATTCTTATCGGCAAGAAGGGCGCAGACATCGAAAAGCTCCGTAACGAGCTCTCCCGGCTTACGGACTCGGAGGTGTTCCTGAACATCGTGGAGATCCGCAAGCCGGAGATTGACGCGACGCTGGTCGCCGAGGGCATTGCGCAGCAGCTGGAGCGCCGCGTGGCCTTCCGCCGGGCAATGAAGCGCGCCGTACAGTCGGCAATGCGCCTGGGCGCTGAGGGCATCCGCATCAATTGCGCCGGGCGCCTCGGCGGCGCGGAGATCGCGCGCACGGAATGGTATCGCGAGGGGCGGGTGCCGCTGCACACGCTGCGTGCGAACATCGACTACGGCCAGGCGGAGGCGCGCACAGCTTACGGCGTGATCGGCATCAAGGTCTGGATCTTCAAGGGCGAGATCATGGAGCACGACCCGATGGCGCAGGAGCGTCTGGCGACGGCCTCCCAAGAAGCTGGCGGCGGACGCGAGCGTCGCCGATAA
- the rplV gene encoding 50S ribosomal protein L22, with product MGKPKSERRLAENEAMAVTRNLRISPQKLNLVAESIRGKPVETALADLTFSRKRIAADVKKTLESAVANAENNHDLDVDQLVVKEAYVGKGLVMKRWRPRARGRIGRIMKPFSRLTVVVKEAEEQA from the coding sequence ATGGGCAAGCCCAAGAGCGAGCGGCGGCTGGCCGAGAACGAGGCGATGGCGGTGACGCGCAATCTGCGCATCAGCCCGCAGAAGCTGAACCTCGTGGCAGAGTCCATCCGGGGCAAGCCGGTGGAGACGGCGCTGGCCGACCTGACCTTTTCGCGGAAACGCATCGCGGCGGACGTGAAAAAGACGCTGGAGTCTGCGGTCGCGAATGCGGAGAACAATCATGACCTCGACGTCGACCAGCTCGTGGTCAAGGAAGCCTATGTGGGCAAGGGCCTGGTGATGAAACGCTGGCGTCCGCGGGCCCGGGGTCGCATCGGCCGGATCATGAAGCCGTTCTCGCGCCTGACCGTCGTCGTGAAGGAAGCCGAGGAGCAAGCATAA
- the rpsS gene encoding 30S ribosomal protein S19 codes for MARSVWKGPFVDSYLLKKAEAAREKGSSAVIKIWSRRSTILPQFVGLTFGVYNGQKHIPVLVTEDMVGHKFGEFAPTRTYYGHNVDKKARRR; via the coding sequence ATGGCACGTTCAGTCTGGAAAGGTCCGTTTGTCGACAGCTACCTGCTGAAGAAGGCGGAAGCGGCGCGCGAGAAGGGATCGAGCGCGGTTATCAAGATCTGGAGCCGGCGTTCGACGATCCTGCCGCAGTTCGTTGGGCTGACCTTCGGCGTCTACAACGGCCAGAAGCATATACCGGTCCTCGTCACCGAGGACATGGTCGGCCACAAGTTCGGCGAATTCGCCCCCACGCGCACGTATTACGGGCACAACGTGGATAAGAAGGCGAGAAGGAGATAA
- the rplB gene encoding 50S ribosomal protein L2, translated as MALKKYNPTSPGRRELILVDRSQLWRGKPVKQLTEGLTKKAGRNNNGRITARRRGGGHKRAYRVVDFKRRKVDVPATVERLEYDPNRTAFIALIRYEDGEQSYIIAPQRLGVGDTVVSADKADIKPGNAMPLANMPIGTIVHNVEMKPEKGAQLARAAGTYAQLVGRDAGYAILKLKSGETRMVHGACRATVGAVSNPDNVNEQLGKAGRKRWLGKRPAVRGVAMNPVDHPLGGGEGRSSGGRHPVTPWGKPTKGKRTRSNKETDRYILRSRHMKKKR; from the coding sequence ATGGCTTTGAAGAAATACAACCCGACCTCGCCCGGGCGCCGTGAGTTGATCCTGGTGGACCGCAGCCAGCTCTGGCGCGGCAAGCCGGTGAAGCAGCTCACGGAAGGCCTGACCAAGAAGGCCGGACGCAACAACAACGGGCGGATCACCGCGCGCCGGCGCGGCGGCGGGCACAAGCGCGCTTATCGCGTCGTCGATTTCAAGCGGCGCAAGGTGGATGTCCCCGCCACCGTCGAGCGGCTTGAATATGATCCGAACCGCACGGCGTTCATCGCGCTGATCCGCTATGAGGATGGCGAGCAGTCCTACATCATTGCGCCGCAGCGCCTGGGCGTTGGCGACACGGTGGTCTCCGCCGATAAGGCCGATATCAAGCCGGGCAACGCGATGCCGTTGGCGAACATGCCGATCGGCACGATCGTGCACAATGTCGAGATGAAGCCGGAGAAGGGCGCCCAGCTCGCGCGTGCCGCGGGCACTTATGCGCAGCTTGTCGGGCGCGACGCGGGGTACGCGATCCTCAAGTTGAAATCCGGCGAAACCCGCATGGTGCACGGCGCCTGCCGGGCGACCGTAGGCGCGGTGTCGAACCCGGACAATGTCAACGAGCAGCTCGGCAAGGCGGGCCGCAAACGCTGGCTCGGCAAGCGCCCGGCTGTCCGCGGCGTGGCCATGAACCCGGTGGACCACCCGCTCGGCGGCGGCGAGGGGCGCAGTTCCGGTGGCCGTCACCCGGTGACCCCGTGGGGCAAGCCGACCAAGGGCAAGCGCACGCGCTCCAACAAGGAGACCGACCGTTACATTCTGCGCAGCCGGCACATGAAGAAGAAGCGCTAG